One genomic segment of Pelagerythrobacter marensis includes these proteins:
- the rpsM gene encoding 30S ribosomal protein S13, which produces MARIAGVNIPTNKRVIIALTYIHGIGRTTAVQIADKLGIDHSRRVQDLSDAEILQIRETIDSDHQVEGDLRRNTAMNIKRLMDLRSYRGLRHRAGLPVRGQRTHTNARTRKGKAKPIAGKKK; this is translated from the coding sequence GTGGCTCGTATTGCCGGGGTAAATATCCCCACTAACAAGCGCGTGATCATCGCGCTTACCTACATTCACGGTATCGGCCGCACCACGGCCGTGCAGATTGCCGACAAGCTCGGCATCGATCATTCCCGCCGCGTTCAGGACCTGAGCGATGCGGAGATCCTGCAGATCCGCGAAACGATCGACTCCGACCACCAGGTCGAAGGCGATCTTCGCCGTAACACCGCGATGAACATCAAGCGCCTGATGGACCTGCGTTCGTATCGCGGCCTGCGTCACCGCGCCGGCCTGCCTGTCCGTGGACAGCGTACGCACACCAATGCCCGCACCCGCAAGGGCAAGGCGAAGCCCATCGCGGGCAAGAAGAAGTAA
- the rpsK gene encoding 30S ribosomal protein S11, protein MAREPGRIRRRDKKNISSGVAHINASFNNTMITITDAQGNAISWSSAGMMGFKGSRKSTPYAAQVAADDAGKKAAEHGVRTLEVEVKGPGSGRESALRGLAAVGFTITSIRDVTPIPHNGVRPSKRRRV, encoded by the coding sequence ATGGCACGCGAACCCGGCCGGATCAGGCGGCGCGACAAGAAGAACATTTCGAGCGGCGTCGCGCATATCAACGCCAGCTTCAACAACACCATGATCACCATCACCGACGCGCAGGGCAATGCGATCAGCTGGTCCAGCGCCGGCATGATGGGCTTCAAGGGCAGCCGCAAGTCGACGCCCTATGCCGCCCAGGTCGCTGCCGACGATGCCGGCAAGAAGGCGGCTGAACACGGTGTGCGCACGCTGGAAGTCGAAGTGAAGGGCCCCGGATCGGGCCGCGAAAGTGCGCTGCGCGGCCTGGCCGCTGTCGGCTTCACGATCACTTCGATCCGCGACGTTACGCCGATCCCGCATAACGGGGTGAGGCCGTCCAAGCGCCGCCGCGTCTGA
- a CDS encoding DNA-directed RNA polymerase subunit alpha, whose amino-acid sequence MAVNTKNWQELKKPNSLEIKAAGDKSRKVTFVAEPLERGFGLTLGNALRRVLLSSLQGAAITSIKIENVLHEFSSLAGVREDVTDIVLNVKQIALKMEGEGPKRLQLNKTGPGAVTAGDIAVSGDIEVMNKDLVICHLDEGANLSMELTADTGKGYVPAVQNRPADAPIGLIPVDSLYSPVRQVSYKVEAARVGQELDFDKLNLTIETDGTVTPEDAVAYAARILQDQLTLFVHFEEGIPQPSSTMIGQAAQPEESDANQLNRYLLKKVDELELSVRSANCLKNDNIIYIGDLVQKTEAEMLRTPNFGRKSLNEIKEVLSSMGLRLGMDIPGWPPENIEEMAKKLEQELLG is encoded by the coding sequence ATGGCCGTCAACACCAAGAACTGGCAGGAACTCAAGAAGCCCAACAGCCTCGAAATCAAGGCCGCCGGCGACAAATCGCGCAAGGTCACTTTCGTCGCGGAACCCCTGGAGCGCGGCTTCGGCCTGACGCTCGGCAACGCGCTGCGTCGCGTGCTTCTTTCCAGTCTTCAGGGCGCGGCGATCACCTCGATCAAGATCGAGAACGTGCTGCACGAGTTCTCCTCGCTCGCCGGTGTGCGCGAGGACGTGACCGACATCGTGCTGAACGTCAAGCAGATCGCGCTCAAGATGGAAGGCGAAGGTCCCAAGCGGCTTCAGCTGAACAAGACCGGCCCGGGTGCAGTTACCGCCGGGGACATTGCCGTTTCGGGCGATATCGAGGTGATGAACAAGGATCTCGTGATCTGTCATCTCGACGAAGGCGCGAACCTGAGCATGGAACTGACCGCCGATACCGGCAAGGGCTATGTCCCCGCGGTGCAGAACCGTCCGGCCGATGCGCCGATCGGCCTGATCCCGGTCGACTCGCTCTATTCGCCGGTGCGCCAGGTCAGCTACAAGGTCGAGGCGGCCCGTGTCGGCCAGGAACTCGACTTCGACAAGCTCAACCTCACGATTGAAACCGACGGCACCGTCACCCCGGAAGATGCCGTGGCCTATGCCGCGCGTATCCTGCAGGACCAGCTGACGCTGTTCGTCCACTTCGAAGAAGGCATTCCGCAGCCCAGCTCGACCATGATCGGGCAGGCGGCGCAGCCGGAAGAAAGCGACGCCAACCAGCTCAACCGTTACCTTCTCAAGAAGGTGGACGAGCTGGAACTGTCGGTGCGTTCGGCCAACTGCCTCAAGAACGACAACATCATCTACATCGGCGACCTGGTCCAGAAGACCGAGGCCGAGATGCTCCGCACGCCGAACTTCGGCCGCAAGTCGCTCAACGAGATCAAGGAAGTGCTTTCGTCGATGGGTCTGCGCCTCGGCATGGACATCCCGGGCTGGCCGCCTGAAAACATTGAAGAAATGGCCAAGAAGCTCGAACAGGAACTGCTTGGTTGA
- the rplQ gene encoding 50S ribosomal protein L17: MRHKISGRKLQRKTGHRKALFRNMATALIKHEQILTTAPKAKELRPYVEKLITLAKRGGLSNRRLAMSRLGDETQLKKLFDILAERYADREGGYTRVIKAGYRDSDAAQMAVIELVDRDIEAKGQDSGPVTSDEEDFEDA, from the coding sequence ATGCGTCACAAGATTTCCGGCCGCAAGCTGCAGCGCAAGACCGGCCACCGCAAGGCCCTGTTCCGCAACATGGCCACTGCGCTGATCAAGCACGAGCAGATCCTGACCACGGCCCCCAAGGCCAAGGAACTGCGCCCCTACGTCGAAAAGCTGATCACGCTGGCGAAGCGCGGCGGCCTCAGCAATCGCCGTCTGGCGATGAGCCGGCTGGGCGACGAGACGCAGCTGAAGAAGCTGTTCGACATCCTCGCCGAACGCTACGCCGACCGCGAGGGTGGCTATACCCGCGTGATCAAGGCCGGTTATCGCGACAGCGACGCCGCGCAGATGGCAGTGATCGAACTGGTCGACCGCGACATCGAGGCGAAGGGCCAGGATTCGGGCCCGGTCACGAGCGACGAAGAAGATTTTGAAGACGCCTGA
- a CDS encoding serine hydrolase domain-containing protein, with translation MIRHLIAAAALLAPVPALAQSQQDALDARYDRALAAGYKALFLCSAIANAERAGATRTPESVIEWELAGIQAPLDTIVPDLPFEIARGEHGQVEAVRVEWTDDMAPRIADHDSQRGCHLLPIDGRLRPTGTVRTAEPGPSAPLVTPQGTAPAAAMRAGFAPRYGEGTRTTAVLVRRGGETVGEIYAEGFGPDVPQRTWSVAKSIAATLVGAAVHRGEADTARRAGLGHSPSDGRFRITIDHLLRMASGRYSDTAGNRTDPLYFGGATVDERAATWPLIHPPGTVHRYANNDTLMAIEAIEPTFEQHPPEAFFARVGMADTVAELDWQGNYILSSQVWSTARDLSLLGQLYLDDGVLPSGERVLPKGWSDYVARPSGPQPDGPFGYGAGFWLFNQSDGVPGDAYAAMGNRGQFVVIVPSRDIVIVRRGEDPAGSRFDIAAFTRDVLAAMAD, from the coding sequence ATGATCCGCCATCTCATCGCCGCCGCCGCGCTTCTCGCGCCCGTTCCCGCCCTTGCGCAGAGCCAGCAGGACGCGCTCGATGCCCGCTACGACCGCGCACTTGCGGCAGGTTACAAGGCGTTGTTCCTGTGCAGCGCGATCGCCAATGCCGAGCGCGCCGGGGCCACGCGCACGCCCGAAAGCGTGATCGAATGGGAACTGGCCGGCATCCAGGCCCCGCTCGATACCATCGTGCCTGATCTGCCGTTCGAAATCGCCCGCGGCGAGCACGGACAGGTCGAGGCCGTCAGGGTTGAATGGACCGATGACATGGCCCCGCGCATAGCCGATCACGATTCGCAGCGCGGCTGCCACTTGCTCCCCATCGATGGGCGCCTGCGACCGACCGGCACTGTGCGGACGGCCGAGCCAGGCCCATCCGCGCCGCTCGTTACCCCGCAGGGCACGGCTCCGGCGGCGGCGATGCGGGCGGGCTTCGCGCCGCGATATGGCGAAGGAACGCGCACTACCGCGGTGCTCGTGCGCCGCGGCGGCGAAACCGTGGGCGAGATCTATGCTGAAGGATTCGGCCCTGACGTGCCCCAGCGCACCTGGTCGGTCGCCAAGAGCATAGCGGCCACGCTGGTCGGGGCCGCCGTCCACCGCGGAGAGGCGGATACGGCGCGCCGGGCGGGGCTGGGGCATTCTCCGTCCGACGGGCGGTTTCGGATCACGATAGATCACCTGCTGCGCATGGCTTCGGGCCGCTACTCCGACACTGCCGGCAATCGCACCGATCCGCTCTATTTCGGCGGAGCGACGGTGGACGAACGCGCCGCAACATGGCCGCTGATCCATCCTCCCGGCACCGTCCATCGCTACGCCAACAACGATACGCTGATGGCGATCGAGGCGATCGAGCCGACGTTCGAACAGCATCCGCCCGAAGCGTTCTTCGCCCGGGTCGGCATGGCGGACACGGTGGCGGAGCTTGACTGGCAGGGGAATTACATTCTTTCCAGCCAGGTCTGGTCGACCGCGCGCGACCTTTCCCTGCTTGGCCAGCTCTACCTCGACGACGGCGTGCTCCCCAGCGGCGAGCGTGTGCTGCCCAAAGGCTGGAGCGATTATGTCGCCCGCCCCAGCGGCCCGCAGCCCGATGGGCCATTCGGCTATGGCGCCGGCTTCTGGCTGTTCAACCAGAGCGACGGGGTGCCAGGCGATGCTTATGCGGCGATGGGCAACCGGGGGCAGTTCGTGGTCATCGTGCCCAGCCGCGATATCGTGATCGTCCGGCGCGGGGAGGACCCGGCGGGATCGCGTTTCGATATTGCCGCGTTCACGCGCGACGTGCTCGCCGCAATGGCGGATTGA
- a CDS encoding prolyl oligopeptidase family serine peptidase produces MTMRLRSAALAASALTLAFAVPLSAQEVTLPEYPETRTGEVVETLFGEEIADPYRWLEADVRNDEQVAAWVKEQSEFTDAYLKALPANEWFKERIGALLDYERFGIPQKAGEYYFYTRNTGLQNQSPLYVRHGLEAEPRLLIDPNAWADDGATALAGWEPSENGKLMAYAVQDGGTDWRIIRVLDVETGEPLEDEIRWAKFTGISWLGNKGFFYSRFPEPEEGQDFQALNYNQAVWYHELGTPQSQDRMVFATPDHPERGHGLGVSDDGRWGFVISSLGTDAKYEVHVIDFADDSGEWKARPLVTGFENAWNPVDTIGTRAFFVTNRDAPRYRIVTTDLSADTPEWTTIVPESEQPIDGASIVGDKLIVTYLKDATTRAAVYDLQGNPLDDIELGELGTAGGFGGKPGDPETFYTFTSFNRPGTIYRLNVDTGETSTFAAPELTFDPDRFVTEQKFYTSKDGTRVPMFIVRRKDVTGPAPTLLYGYGGFDISLTPGFSASRMAWLQAGGAFALANIRGGGEYGKAWHDAGRLANKQNVFDDFIAAGEYLKANGYTSEGGLAIQGGSNGGLLVGAVVNQRPDLFDAANAAVGVMDMLRFDRWTAGRYWVDDYGYPSKEADFRVLRTYSPYHNIRSGVDYPAVLVTTADTDDRVVPGHSFKYAAALQAADLGDKPQLIRIETRAGHGSGKPTDKAIEEGADVLGFLAHWTGLNVPVEEAEAPVDD; encoded by the coding sequence ATGACAATGCGCCTCCGTTCCGCCGCGCTCGCGGCATCCGCTCTCACCCTGGCATTCGCTGTCCCGCTTTCCGCTCAAGAGGTAACTTTGCCCGAATACCCCGAAACCCGCACCGGCGAGGTCGTCGAAACCCTGTTCGGCGAGGAGATCGCCGATCCCTATCGCTGGCTGGAAGCCGATGTCCGCAACGACGAACAGGTCGCCGCCTGGGTCAAGGAGCAGAGCGAGTTCACCGATGCCTATCTGAAGGCCCTGCCGGCCAACGAATGGTTCAAGGAAAGGATCGGCGCGCTGCTCGATTACGAGCGCTTCGGCATCCCGCAGAAGGCGGGCGAATACTATTTCTACACCCGCAACACGGGCCTGCAGAACCAGAGCCCGCTCTACGTCCGCCACGGGCTTGAGGCGGAGCCGCGCCTGCTGATCGATCCCAATGCCTGGGCCGATGACGGCGCGACCGCGCTGGCCGGCTGGGAACCGTCCGAAAACGGCAAGCTGATGGCCTACGCCGTCCAGGATGGCGGGACCGACTGGCGTATTATCCGCGTGCTCGACGTCGAAACGGGCGAGCCGCTGGAGGACGAGATCCGCTGGGCCAAGTTCACCGGCATTTCCTGGCTGGGCAACAAGGGGTTCTTCTATTCGCGCTTCCCCGAGCCGGAGGAAGGGCAGGATTTCCAGGCGCTCAATTACAATCAGGCGGTCTGGTATCACGAGCTGGGCACGCCGCAATCGCAGGACCGGATGGTCTTCGCCACCCCCGACCATCCCGAGCGCGGGCATGGCCTTGGCGTGTCGGACGACGGGCGCTGGGGTTTCGTGATCAGCTCGCTCGGCACCGATGCGAAATATGAAGTCCACGTGATCGACTTCGCCGATGACAGCGGCGAGTGGAAAGCGCGCCCGCTGGTGACCGGGTTTGAGAACGCCTGGAACCCCGTCGACACGATCGGCACGCGCGCCTTCTTCGTCACCAACAGGGATGCGCCGCGCTATCGCATCGTCACGACCGATCTGTCCGCCGACACGCCTGAGTGGACAACGATCGTGCCCGAAAGCGAACAGCCGATCGACGGCGCCTCGATCGTCGGCGACAAGCTGATCGTCACTTACCTGAAGGACGCGACCACGCGCGCCGCGGTCTATGACCTGCAGGGCAATCCGCTGGACGATATCGAGCTGGGCGAACTGGGTACGGCGGGCGGTTTCGGCGGCAAGCCGGGCGATCCTGAAACGTTCTACACCTTCACCAGCTTCAACCGGCCCGGCACGATCTATCGCCTGAACGTCGACACCGGCGAAACCAGCACCTTCGCCGCGCCGGAGCTGACTTTCGATCCCGACCGCTTCGTGACCGAGCAGAAGTTCTACACGTCGAAAGACGGCACGCGGGTGCCGATGTTCATCGTCCGGCGCAAGGACGTGACCGGCCCGGCGCCGACGCTGCTCTATGGTTATGGCGGGTTCGATATCTCGCTCACGCCCGGCTTTTCCGCCTCGCGCATGGCCTGGCTCCAGGCCGGGGGCGCATTCGCGCTGGCGAACATTCGCGGCGGGGGCGAATATGGCAAGGCGTGGCACGATGCCGGCCGCCTCGCCAACAAGCAGAACGTGTTCGACGATTTCATCGCAGCCGGTGAATACCTGAAGGCCAATGGCTATACGAGCGAGGGCGGGCTCGCGATCCAGGGCGGATCGAACGGCGGCCTGCTGGTCGGCGCAGTGGTCAACCAGCGGCCCGACCTGTTCGATGCCGCCAATGCCGCCGTGGGCGTGATGGACATGCTGCGCTTCGACCGCTGGACTGCAGGGCGGTACTGGGTCGACGACTACGGCTATCCTTCCAAGGAAGCCGATTTCCGCGTCCTGCGCACGTATTCGCCCTATCACAACATCCGTTCCGGCGTGGACTACCCTGCCGTTCTGGTGACCACGGCCGATACCGACGATCGCGTCGTGCCGGGCCACAGCTTCAAATATGCTGCCGCGCTTCAGGCCGCCGATCTGGGGGACAAGCCGCAATTGATCCGCATCGAGACGCGGGCAGGCCACGGCAGTGGCAAGCCGACCGACAAGGCGATCGAGGAAGGGGCCGACGTGCTCGGCTTCCTCGCGCACTGGACCGGGCTGAACGTTCCGGTCGAGGAGGCAGAGGCACCGGTGGACGATTGA
- a CDS encoding trimeric intracellular cation channel family protein, translating into MFTATPALPPMLDLAGTAIFALTGALLAARLRQTFVTMAFFALVTGVGGGSLRDMLIGAPAFWLRDPWVSLVVFGTALVAWFTPRRWWEGSLLEWADAAGLAAFAVLGAAKALAFGVDPVPAAVLGVVTGCAGGVVRDVIAGVPSIIMRPELYVTAAALSAGLTVIGSVAGFALAWIWGGAWIAGFALRGAAIQWQLALPGYRERERRRKIGKAGDEG; encoded by the coding sequence ATGTTCACCGCCACCCCGGCCCTGCCTCCGATGCTCGATCTTGCGGGCACTGCGATCTTTGCGCTGACCGGCGCTCTGCTCGCCGCGCGCCTGCGGCAGACGTTCGTCACCATGGCCTTTTTCGCGCTGGTGACCGGCGTGGGCGGTGGTTCGCTGCGCGACATGCTGATCGGCGCGCCTGCCTTCTGGCTGCGCGATCCGTGGGTGTCGCTGGTGGTGTTCGGCACCGCGCTGGTCGCCTGGTTCACCCCGCGCCGGTGGTGGGAGGGGAGCCTGCTGGAATGGGCCGACGCGGCCGGGCTTGCCGCCTTTGCCGTCCTCGGCGCGGCCAAGGCCCTTGCGTTCGGGGTCGATCCCGTGCCTGCGGCGGTGCTGGGCGTCGTGACGGGGTGCGCAGGCGGTGTCGTGCGCGACGTGATCGCGGGCGTGCCCTCGATCATCATGCGGCCCGAACTCTACGTCACTGCAGCGGCGCTTTCAGCAGGGCTGACGGTTATCGGCAGCGTGGCCGGTTTTGCGCTGGCATGGATCTGGGGCGGCGCCTGGATCGCCGGGTTCGCCCTGCGTGGTGCCGCGATCCAGTGGCAGCTGGCCCTGCCCGGCTATCGCGAGCGCGAACGCCGGCGCAAGATCGGCAAGGCCGGCGACGAAGGCTAG
- a CDS encoding amidase family protein, whose product MAYPTLTDQPGAIALAAQIRAGDLSPREAVEAAIARIEDRDMQIDAVVVCDFERARTAAEALDGQVPGDDRPLFGVPMTIKESFDIAGLPTCWGHERFADNIARRDAFVVERLKAAGAIFVGKTNVPPDLADWQSRNPVYGRTRNPHDTTRTPGGSSGGAAAAVASGMVPCDYGSDIGGSVRVPAHFCGVWGHKTSWGVVPTRGQVHPMLGQDERAEVALGVAGPIARNADDLALLLRLTATVALPEQIQPLAGCRMLLLTDYPGSPVDDAVRGPIEAAAASLEAAGVRIDRSCDVLPDLAAQQGSYMKMLNIALARGMPGPDGKRANATDWFDLLDDQARNESAWRRLFETYDFVLAPPAPVLALPHSEGRVFDGTLTINGREENAGAALAWAGIATFPNLPSTVLPIGESGRLPCGMQVIGPRWHDLGCIAAAKAIGEVLHG is encoded by the coding sequence TTGGCATATCCGACACTGACCGACCAGCCAGGAGCAATCGCGCTGGCGGCGCAGATTCGCGCGGGTGACCTGTCACCGCGCGAGGCGGTGGAAGCGGCGATCGCGCGGATCGAGGATCGCGACATGCAGATCGACGCGGTCGTCGTGTGCGATTTCGAACGTGCGCGCACCGCTGCCGAAGCGCTCGACGGGCAGGTGCCGGGTGACGATCGACCGCTGTTCGGCGTGCCGATGACGATCAAGGAAAGTTTCGACATCGCCGGCCTGCCCACCTGCTGGGGCCACGAACGGTTCGCCGACAACATCGCCCGCCGCGATGCGTTCGTCGTCGAACGGCTCAAGGCCGCAGGTGCGATCTTCGTTGGCAAGACCAACGTGCCGCCCGATCTGGCGGATTGGCAGTCGCGCAACCCGGTTTACGGGCGCACGCGCAATCCGCACGATACGACGCGCACCCCCGGCGGATCGTCGGGCGGGGCGGCGGCTGCCGTGGCGAGCGGCATGGTGCCGTGCGACTATGGATCAGACATTGGCGGATCGGTCCGCGTACCGGCCCATTTCTGCGGCGTCTGGGGCCACAAGACGAGTTGGGGCGTCGTGCCCACGCGGGGGCAGGTCCACCCGATGCTGGGCCAGGACGAACGGGCAGAGGTTGCGCTCGGCGTCGCGGGTCCGATCGCCCGCAATGCCGACGACCTTGCCCTGCTGCTTCGCCTTACCGCCACCGTCGCCCTGCCCGAACAGATCCAGCCGCTGGCCGGGTGCCGGATGCTGTTGCTGACCGATTATCCCGGCAGCCCGGTGGACGATGCCGTGCGCGGCCCGATCGAGGCGGCAGCCGCGTCGCTGGAGGCGGCAGGCGTCCGTATCGACCGGTCGTGCGATGTCCTCCCCGATCTGGCCGCGCAGCAGGGCAGCTATATGAAGATGCTGAACATCGCGCTCGCTCGCGGGATGCCCGGGCCCGATGGCAAGCGCGCGAACGCGACCGACTGGTTCGACCTGCTCGATGATCAGGCGCGCAACGAAAGCGCCTGGCGCCGGCTGTTCGAAACGTACGATTTCGTGCTCGCCCCGCCCGCCCCGGTGCTGGCCCTGCCGCATAGCGAGGGGCGCGTGTTCGACGGCACGCTGACGATCAACGGGCGCGAGGAAAACGCAGGCGCAGCGCTGGCCTGGGCCGGCATCGCGACATTTCCCAATCTGCCATCGACCGTGCTGCCTATCGGCGAAAGCGGCAGGCTGCCCTGCGGGATGCAAGTGATCGGGCCGCGCTGGCACGATCTGGGCTGCATCGCGGCAGCCAAGGCGATCGGCGAGGTTCTTCACGGCTGA
- a CDS encoding serine hydrolase — protein MTRILVAAAMALGAISGSVSPVLAQGAVFAAPTSREELRDQIFAADDILFERAFNECDLAALHDILLPDVEMYHDQAGINRGRDAFIAPVKANICHDGPAKPLRKRVDESIEIYPLYRDGHHYGAIQRGQHEFYIREHDKPLRLTNRARFTHVWLLTDEGWKLKTALSWDHLNPGENGRLEADVLAAGFDGRDEAEYALAAHGIQALSVAVVRDGVVSEVRSFGQASAERAAAADTIYGVASLSKPVSAMLALRLASLDLLDLDGPLAEFHVDPDIADHPWAARVTPRMVLSHTSGLPNWRYLDPDADSTLRFVSEPGTAYRYSGEGFEWLRQAIERKTGRSFESLAQEHVFQPAGMRDSSFMSPVGAGARVATRYDASGAPIATRPSQEANAGASLMTTAGDYARFLAFVMNGGGLGSRLAGEMFAPQVRVDAASAFGLGWQVLLDLADGSRAIQHTGSDPGIRALALGWPNANEGIVILSNSDNAMPLWELILKEEFGKNGQEIIDRNQ, from the coding sequence TTGACGCGAATTTTAGTGGCCGCGGCGATGGCCCTCGGCGCGATCAGTGGATCTGTCTCCCCCGTCTTGGCGCAAGGGGCCGTCTTTGCCGCGCCCACGAGCCGCGAAGAACTGCGCGACCAGATTTTCGCCGCGGACGACATCCTGTTCGAACGAGCGTTCAACGAGTGCGATCTGGCCGCCTTGCACGACATATTGCTGCCGGACGTGGAGATGTATCACGACCAGGCGGGCATCAACCGCGGAAGGGACGCGTTTATCGCGCCCGTGAAAGCGAACATCTGCCACGACGGCCCTGCCAAACCGCTGCGCAAGCGCGTCGACGAGAGTATCGAAATATACCCGCTCTACCGCGACGGACACCACTATGGCGCGATCCAGCGCGGGCAGCACGAGTTCTACATCCGCGAGCACGACAAGCCACTGCGGCTCACCAACCGGGCGCGCTTCACCCATGTCTGGCTGCTCACCGACGAGGGATGGAAGCTCAAGACCGCGCTTTCATGGGATCACCTCAATCCCGGCGAGAACGGCCGCCTCGAGGCAGACGTGCTTGCCGCCGGCTTCGACGGGCGCGATGAAGCCGAATATGCTCTTGCGGCACACGGGATACAGGCACTGAGCGTGGCCGTCGTGCGCGACGGCGTCGTTAGCGAGGTGCGCAGTTTCGGCCAGGCATCGGCCGAACGGGCGGCAGCCGCCGACACGATTTACGGCGTCGCCTCGCTGTCGAAGCCGGTCTCGGCCATGCTGGCCCTGAGGCTGGCGAGCCTGGATCTGCTGGACCTCGACGGACCTCTGGCCGAATTCCATGTCGACCCCGACATTGCCGACCATCCTTGGGCCGCACGGGTTACCCCCAGGATGGTGCTGAGCCATACCAGCGGATTGCCCAACTGGCGCTATCTCGACCCCGATGCCGATAGCACGCTTCGCTTCGTATCGGAACCGGGCACCGCCTATCGCTATTCCGGCGAAGGCTTCGAGTGGCTGAGACAGGCGATCGAGCGCAAGACCGGACGGTCCTTCGAATCCCTCGCGCAAGAGCACGTGTTCCAGCCGGCGGGGATGCGGGACAGCAGCTTCATGTCTCCGGTCGGCGCCGGGGCGAGAGTGGCCACGCGATACGATGCCAGCGGCGCGCCGATAGCGACACGCCCCAGCCAGGAAGCGAACGCGGGGGCCAGCCTGATGACGACGGCGGGCGATTATGCGCGCTTCCTCGCCTTCGTCATGAACGGCGGCGGCCTGGGCTCTCGGCTGGCGGGGGAAATGTTCGCCCCGCAGGTCCGCGTCGATGCTGCCAGCGCGTTCGGTCTCGGCTGGCAGGTGCTGCTCGATCTGGCGGACGGAAGCCGTGCGATCCAGCACACGGGTTCGGATCCCGGTATACGCGCGCTTGCGCTGGGCTGGCCCAACGCGAACGAGGGCATCGTCATCCTGTCGAATTCCGACAACGCCATGCCCCTGTGGGAGCTTATCCTGAAAGAGGAATTTGGAAAGAACGGCCAGGAAATTATCGATCGCAATCAATAG
- the lpdA gene encoding dihydrolipoyl dehydrogenase — protein MAEYDYDVLVIGAGPGGYVAAIRAAQLGLKTACAESRDTLGGTCLNVGCIPSKAMLHASEYFDAASNGSMADMGIEVSPKLNLDTMHGQRRDAVEGLTKGVAFLFKKNKIDWKNGHATFQDAHTVKIGEETVTAKNVVIATGSSVTPLPNVEVDNAKGVVVDSTGALELPKVPQKMVVIGGGVIGLELGSVWRRLGAEVTVVEFLDQLLPGMDGDVRKEAGKIFKKQGMELKLSHKVTGCSVKGKKATLTVEPAQGGDAETIEADCVLVSIGRRPNTDGLGLDAIGLKTNERGQIETDHEFRTAVDGVWAIGDVIPGPMLAHKAEDEGIAVAENIAGQTGIVNHDVIPSVVYTWPEIAGVGLTEEQAKERGEVKVGKFPMMANSRAKTNHEPDGFVKVIADAETDRVLGVWCIASVAGTMIAQAAQAMEFGATSEDIAYTCHAHPTHSEAVKEAAMAVQGKPIHI, from the coding sequence ATGGCTGAATACGACTACGACGTCCTCGTCATCGGTGCCGGGCCCGGCGGTTATGTCGCGGCGATCCGCGCCGCGCAGCTGGGGCTCAAGACCGCCTGCGCCGAAAGCCGCGACACGCTGGGCGGCACCTGCCTCAACGTCGGCTGCATCCCGTCCAAGGCGATGCTCCACGCTTCCGAATATTTCGACGCCGCCAGCAACGGTTCGATGGCCGACATGGGTATCGAGGTGTCGCCCAAGCTCAACCTCGATACCATGCACGGCCAGCGCCGCGATGCGGTGGAAGGGCTGACCAAGGGCGTCGCCTTCCTGTTCAAGAAGAACAAGATCGACTGGAAGAACGGCCATGCCACCTTCCAGGATGCGCATACCGTGAAAATCGGCGAGGAGACGGTGACGGCGAAGAACGTCGTTATCGCCACCGGATCGTCCGTCACGCCCCTGCCCAATGTCGAAGTGGACAATGCCAAGGGCGTCGTGGTCGACAGCACCGGCGCGCTGGAACTGCCCAAAGTGCCGCAGAAGATGGTCGTCATCGGCGGCGGCGTGATCGGGCTGGAGCTTGGCTCCGTCTGGCGCAGGCTCGGCGCGGAAGTCACCGTGGTCGAGTTCCTCGACCAGCTGCTGCCCGGAATGGACGGCGACGTGCGCAAGGAAGCGGGCAAGATCTTCAAGAAGCAGGGCATGGAGCTGAAGCTCTCGCACAAGGTCACCGGCTGTTCGGTCAAGGGCAAGAAAGCGACGCTGACGGTCGAACCCGCGCAGGGCGGCGATGCCGAAACGATCGAGGCGGATTGCGTGCTGGTGTCGATCGGGCGCAGGCCCAACACCGATGGTCTGGGCCTCGATGCCATCGGGCTGAAGACGAACGAGCGCGGCCAGATCGAAACCGATCACGAATTCCGCACCGCGGTCGATGGCGTCTGGGCCATTGGCGACGTGATCCCCGGCCCGATGCTGGCGCACAAGGCCGAAGATGAAGGCATCGCCGTGGCGGAAAACATCGCCGGGCAGACGGGGATCGTGAACCACGACGTGATCCCCAGCGTCGTCTACACGTGGCCGGAAATCGCCGGCGTCGGCCTGACCGAGGAACAGGCGAAGGAACGCGGCGAGGTCAAGGTCGGCAAGTTCCCGATGATGGCCAACAGCCGCGCCAAGACCAATCACGAGCCGGACGGTTTCGTCAAAGTCATCGCCGATGCGGAAACCGACCGGGTCCTGGGCGTGTGGTGCATCGCCAGCGTTGCCGGCACGATGATAGCCCAGGCCGCGCAGGCGATGGAATTCGGCGCGACCAGCGAGGATATCGCCTACACCTGCCACGCGCATCCGACCCATTCGGAAGCGGTCAAGGAAGCGGCGATGGCGGTTCAGGGCAAGCCGATCCACATTTAA